One Ignavibacterium sp. DNA segment encodes these proteins:
- a CDS encoding PorV/PorQ family protein yields MKKILLIFLFSAAFIIPQSAGSTGLSFLKYGFGARNIAMGDAGTALSNDITSLFYNPAKLAFTNESEVLFMHNEWIQDVKSEVIGAKTTIFGLPFALGFNVTSVDGIEYREVPGEPITTFDANYFYGSLSTGFFVTDEITMGVTLKYLYEGMLNDEATGFGFDFGINYLLPIKGLTPSIVVKNIGSMSKLRNESTKLPTEIRTGLAYTHSLEDLKIDFTGGIEFQKYLDTEDNHFNFGGEVLYNKLIAIRAGYQSGFESRGLTTGIGLMWGSLKFDYAFLPFSLEMGSANLFSLQFKF; encoded by the coding sequence ATGAAAAAAATTCTTTTAATATTTTTATTTTCGGCGGCATTTATAATCCCTCAATCTGCTGGAAGTACGGGACTTTCATTTCTTAAATACGGATTTGGTGCACGCAACATTGCAATGGGTGATGCAGGTACAGCATTATCAAACGATATTACCAGTCTGTTTTACAATCCCGCAAAACTTGCTTTCACAAATGAATCAGAAGTTCTGTTTATGCATAATGAATGGATACAGGATGTTAAAAGCGAAGTAATAGGAGCAAAAACTACAATCTTTGGTTTGCCCTTTGCATTAGGCTTTAATGTTACTTCGGTTGATGGGATTGAGTACAGAGAAGTCCCTGGCGAGCCGATTACAACTTTTGATGCAAATTATTTTTACGGCAGTTTATCTACAGGTTTTTTTGTTACAGATGAAATTACGATGGGTGTTACTCTTAAATATCTTTATGAAGGAATGCTGAATGATGAAGCAACAGGTTTCGGTTTCGATTTCGGTATCAATTATCTTCTGCCGATTAAGGGTTTAACTCCGTCAATAGTTGTAAAAAATATCGGTTCAATGAGTAAACTTAGAAATGAATCTACAAAGCTACCTACAGAAATTAGAACCGGACTTGCATACACTCATTCATTAGAAGATTTAAAAATTGATTTTACCGGCGGTATCGAGTTTCAGAAATATCTAGATACAGAAGACAATCATTTTAATTTTGGCGGTGAAGTTTTATATAATAAACTAATTGCTATAAGAGCAGGATATCAAAGCGGTTTTGAGAGCCGCGGTCTTACCACTGGTATTGGATTGATGTGGGGCAGCTTGAAATTTGATTATGCATTTCTTCCATTCTCATTAGAAATGGGAAGTGCAAATTTATTCTCTCTGCAGTTTAAATTTTAG